The proteins below come from a single Chryseobacterium bernardetii genomic window:
- a CDS encoding DinB family protein — protein sequence MKISTATLLEELTGRTEKHLQYAGTLLLKPENMLNFRIAADSWSILECLEHLNRYGNFYIPEISHRISSSATSPKADFKPGILGNYFAGSMLPKEKLNKMKTLKGMNPIRSQLNKEVINEFIQQQKQLLDLLKKAEYVNLEKTKTAISISKLITLKLGDTFRFVIYHNARHMVQIENILKNI from the coding sequence ATGAAAATTTCAACCGCAACATTGTTAGAGGAATTGACGGGCAGAACTGAAAAACATTTGCAATATGCCGGAACTCTTTTACTAAAACCTGAAAATATGCTCAATTTCAGAATAGCTGCCGATAGCTGGAGCATATTGGAATGCCTGGAGCATCTTAACCGTTACGGAAACTTTTATATTCCTGAAATTTCACACAGGATTTCTTCCTCCGCAACAAGTCCAAAAGCAGATTTCAAACCGGGAATTCTCGGAAACTATTTTGCAGGAAGCATGCTTCCCAAAGAAAAACTCAATAAAATGAAAACCCTGAAAGGGATGAATCCTATTCGTAGCCAACTGAATAAAGAAGTTATAAATGAGTTTATACAACAGCAGAAGCAATTACTTGATCTGTTGAAAAAAGCAGAATATGTTAACCTTGAAAAAACGAAAACAGCCATCAGTATTTCAAAATTAATAACCCTGAAGCTGGGAGATACTTTCCGTTTTGTTATCTATCATAATGCAAGACATATGGTTCAAATTGAGAACATTTTAAAGAATATATAA
- a CDS encoding methylated-DNA--[protein]-cysteine S-methyltransferase, protein MEIIHQKTIQTPLGEMIACATDQGICLLEFTDRKNIEKQLKALSKQLKAEIIEKEHIHFQQLEKELKEYFEGNRSRFEVPLLTTGTEFQEKVWQLLREIPMGEIRTYRQQSELLGNPKAIRAVGTANGINKIAILIPCHRVIGSNGELVGYAGGIWRKQKLLELEKAILF, encoded by the coding sequence ATGGAAATCATACACCAAAAAACAATACAGACTCCACTGGGAGAAATGATTGCCTGTGCAACAGACCAGGGCATCTGTCTGCTTGAATTTACAGACAGAAAGAATATTGAGAAGCAGCTAAAAGCTTTATCAAAACAGTTGAAAGCCGAAATTATAGAGAAAGAACATATCCATTTTCAGCAATTGGAAAAGGAGTTGAAAGAATATTTTGAGGGGAACAGGTCCCGGTTTGAAGTCCCTTTATTGACTACCGGAACAGAATTTCAGGAAAAAGTATGGCAGCTGCTGCGTGAAATCCCGATGGGTGAGATAAGAACATACAGGCAGCAATCTGAACTGCTTGGAAATCCTAAAGCAATCCGTGCTGTAGGAACAGCCAATGGGATCAACAAGATCGCTATCTTAATACCGTGTCACCGGGTGATCGGCTCCAACGGAGAACTGGTGGGCTATGCCGGAGGGATCTGGAGAAAGCAAAAATTATTGGAGCTGGAGAAAGCTATTTTATTTTGA
- a CDS encoding DUF2911 domain-containing protein produces the protein MKKLLAAVCISVSAFALAQDYSVPAVSPRQRVEQQFSMSKITIDYGRPGVKGRKIFGELVPYGQVWRAGANSSTKITFGQTVNFGGKNVQAGTYGLFIVPTEKEWKVILNKDFQQWGAYTYDPKQDVVDVTVPVNKLADKQEWFEITLNPTDENSGNLVIKWDMNQAEIPLKPAKLDTVIKISDKLKEIQKIESDSNKKG, from the coding sequence GTGAAAAAGTTATTAGCAGCAGTTTGTATTTCAGTTTCAGCATTTGCTTTAGCACAGGATTACTCAGTACCGGCAGTAAGTCCGCGTCAAAGAGTAGAGCAGCAGTTTTCTATGTCTAAAATTACGATCGATTATGGAAGACCGGGAGTAAAAGGACGTAAGATTTTTGGAGAACTGGTTCCTTATGGCCAGGTTTGGAGAGCAGGAGCTAACTCTTCTACAAAAATTACATTTGGGCAGACCGTTAATTTTGGCGGAAAAAATGTTCAGGCAGGAACTTACGGATTATTTATTGTTCCAACTGAAAAAGAATGGAAAGTAATTCTGAACAAAGATTTCCAGCAGTGGGGAGCTTATACCTATGATCCGAAACAGGATGTAGTAGATGTTACAGTTCCGGTAAATAAGCTGGCAGATAAACAGGAATGGTTTGAAATTACCCTGAACCCAACAGATGAAAACTCTGGGAACCTTGTGATAAAATGGGATATGAATCAGGCTGAAATTCCGTTGAAACCAGCGAAATTAGATACGGTGATCAAAATCTCCGATAAGCTGAAAGAAATCCAGAAGATAGAATCAGACTCTAACAAAAAAGGCTAA
- a CDS encoding GNAT family N-acetyltransferase — MNFSVQPVLENEEFKLIPLQQGDFESLYQVASDPKVWEQHPNKDRYQREVFENFFIGAMESKGAFKIIEKATGNVLGSSRYYNFDENDSHIFIGYTFYGTNSWGKGINPKVKKLMLDYIFQYVDKVHFHIGKENYRSQKALEKLGGIKIAEEEVAYFAEPVRTNFVYEIKKEDWYEKV; from the coding sequence ATGAATTTTTCTGTTCAGCCTGTTTTAGAGAATGAAGAATTTAAATTAATCCCCTTACAGCAAGGGGATTTTGAATCTTTATACCAAGTAGCATCAGATCCTAAAGTATGGGAACAACATCCTAACAAAGACCGCTACCAAAGAGAAGTGTTTGAAAATTTCTTTATAGGAGCAATGGAAAGCAAAGGAGCCTTTAAAATTATTGAAAAAGCAACAGGAAATGTGCTGGGAAGCAGCCGTTACTATAATTTTGATGAAAATGACAGCCATATTTTCATCGGCTATACTTTTTATGGAACAAATTCCTGGGGAAAAGGCATCAATCCGAAGGTCAAGAAACTGATGCTGGATTATATCTTCCAGTATGTAGATAAAGTTCACTTCCATATCGGAAAAGAGAATTACCGCTCGCAAAAAGCATTGGAAAAGCTTGGCGGCATCAAAATAGCGGAAGAAGAAGTGGCATATTTTGCCGAACCTGTTCGAACTAATTTTGTATATGAAATTAAAAAAGAAGATTGGTATGAAAAAGTATAA